The Allocatelliglobosispora scoriae genome contains a region encoding:
- a CDS encoding cellulose binding domain-containing protein has protein sequence MTAGLVASVTAVVTQLVPATPAQAAASDPYAFKNAQVVGGGFVPGIIFNQTQQNLIYSRTDIGGAYRWDQAGQKWIPLLDWVGFNNWGYNGVVSLATDSVDPNKVYVAAGMYTNSWDPNNGAILRSSDKGATWATSPLPFKLGGNMPGRGMGERLAIDPNKNSVLYFGAPSGNGLWRSTDSGVTWAKVTAFPNPGNYVQSPGDPYLGDNQGVVWVTFDKRTGTAGNTTQTIYVGVADKANTVYRTTNGGTTWERVAGQPTGYIAHKGVLDTTGGYLYIATSDTGGPYDGAKGDVWKYATATGTWTQISPIPSSSTDDYFGYSGLTIDRQNPNTIMVATQISWWPDAQFFRSTDGGATWTRIWDWGSYPSRTYRYTMDISAAPWLTFGAQPQLPEVTPKLGWMNEALEIDPFNGNRMLYGTGATIYGTEQLKNWDTNTPFSIKVFAKGLEETAVLDLDSPPSGANLISSLGDIGGFRHTNLDAVPSMMFTTPAFVSTTSTDFAELNPNYVVRVGNVDKTASPNTNRIGISNDNGANWYQGQEPSGVTGGGTVAVASDGSKIVWAPQGAAVSYGGGSSWSSSTGVPAGAIVESDRVNPNKFYAWSGGTFYVSTNGGQTFTATAATGLPTVSTHFKAVAGREGDIWLAGGDTVTGVYGLWHSTNSGASFTKLSNVQQANNIGFGKAASGSTYPTLFTVAQVDGVRGIYASYNSGTTWLRINDDQHQYGNIGEAITGDPRIFGRVYVGTNGRGIIVGDRISTTSPSVSASPPPSASSSASPSVSPSASRSPSASPSPSTSPSPSSSPQPGKSCSAAYVQTNQWPGGFGVTVTVKNTGTVATAGWTVKWTYANGQTISSLWSGNLTQTGANVTVTNLSYNGALTPSATTTFGFNGVWTTANALPTNVTCTAS, from the coding sequence GTGACGGCTGGGCTCGTCGCCTCCGTCACCGCGGTCGTGACCCAGCTCGTGCCTGCCACGCCCGCGCAGGCAGCGGCGTCGGACCCCTACGCATTCAAGAACGCCCAGGTCGTTGGTGGTGGCTTCGTCCCAGGCATCATCTTCAACCAGACGCAGCAGAACCTGATCTACTCCCGGACCGACATCGGCGGCGCCTACCGCTGGGACCAGGCCGGGCAGAAGTGGATCCCGCTGCTGGACTGGGTGGGCTTCAACAACTGGGGCTACAACGGCGTCGTCAGCCTCGCGACCGACTCCGTGGATCCCAATAAGGTCTATGTCGCGGCCGGGATGTATACCAATAGTTGGGATCCCAACAACGGTGCCATCCTGCGTTCGAGCGACAAGGGTGCGACCTGGGCGACGAGCCCGCTGCCGTTCAAGCTCGGCGGCAACATGCCCGGCCGGGGCATGGGCGAGCGCCTCGCGATCGACCCCAACAAGAACAGCGTCCTCTACTTCGGCGCGCCGAGCGGCAACGGCCTGTGGCGCAGCACCGACTCCGGCGTGACCTGGGCCAAGGTCACCGCGTTCCCGAACCCGGGCAACTACGTCCAGTCGCCGGGAGACCCCTACCTCGGTGACAACCAGGGCGTGGTCTGGGTGACCTTCGACAAGCGCACCGGCACCGCGGGCAACACCACCCAGACGATCTACGTCGGTGTCGCGGACAAGGCCAACACGGTCTACCGCACCACCAACGGGGGTACGACGTGGGAGCGCGTCGCCGGCCAGCCGACCGGGTACATCGCGCACAAGGGTGTTCTGGACACCACCGGCGGCTACCTCTACATCGCGACGAGCGACACCGGCGGCCCCTACGACGGCGCCAAGGGCGACGTGTGGAAGTACGCCACCGCGACCGGCACCTGGACCCAGATCAGCCCGATCCCGTCCAGCAGCACCGACGACTACTTCGGCTACAGCGGTCTGACGATCGACCGGCAGAACCCGAACACCATCATGGTGGCGACGCAGATCTCCTGGTGGCCGGATGCCCAGTTCTTCCGCAGCACCGACGGCGGCGCGACCTGGACCCGGATCTGGGACTGGGGCAGCTACCCCAGCCGGACCTACCGCTACACGATGGACATCTCGGCCGCACCGTGGCTCACCTTCGGCGCCCAGCCGCAGCTGCCCGAGGTCACGCCCAAGCTGGGCTGGATGAACGAGGCGCTGGAGATCGACCCGTTCAACGGCAACCGGATGCTCTACGGCACCGGGGCCACGATCTACGGCACCGAGCAGCTCAAGAACTGGGACACCAACACGCCGTTCTCGATCAAGGTCTTCGCCAAGGGCCTGGAGGAGACGGCGGTACTGGATCTCGACAGCCCGCCGAGCGGCGCCAACCTGATCTCGTCGCTGGGTGACATCGGCGGCTTCCGCCACACCAACCTCGACGCCGTGCCGTCGATGATGTTCACCACGCCCGCGTTCGTCTCGACCACCAGCACCGACTTCGCCGAGCTCAACCCCAACTATGTGGTACGCGTGGGCAACGTCGACAAGACGGCGAGCCCCAACACCAACCGCATCGGGATCTCCAACGACAACGGCGCCAACTGGTACCAGGGGCAGGAGCCGTCCGGGGTGACCGGCGGCGGCACCGTCGCGGTGGCGTCGGACGGCAGCAAGATCGTCTGGGCACCGCAGGGCGCTGCGGTCAGCTACGGCGGCGGCAGCTCCTGGAGCTCGTCGACCGGCGTACCGGCCGGGGCGATCGTGGAGTCGGACCGGGTCAACCCCAACAAGTTCTACGCCTGGTCCGGCGGCACCTTCTACGTCAGCACCAACGGCGGCCAGACCTTCACCGCCACCGCCGCGACCGGCCTGCCGACCGTGAGCACGCACTTCAAGGCCGTGGCCGGCCGCGAGGGCGACATCTGGCTCGCGGGCGGCGACACCGTCACCGGCGTCTACGGGCTGTGGCACTCGACGAACTCGGGGGCCAGCTTCACCAAGCTCAGTAACGTGCAGCAGGCCAACAACATCGGCTTCGGCAAGGCGGCCAGCGGGTCGACCTATCCGACGCTGTTCACGGTGGCGCAGGTCGACGGCGTCCGCGGCATCTACGCCTCCTACAACTCGGGCACCACGTGGCTGCGCATCAACGACGACCAGCACCAGTACGGCAACATCGGCGAGGCGATCACCGGCGACCCGAGGATCTTCGGCCGCGTCTACGTCGGCACCAACGGACGAGGCATCATCGTCGGGGACCGGATCAGCACCACGTCGCCCTCGGTCTCCGCGTCGCCCCCGCCGTCGGCGTCGTCGTCCGCCTCCCCGTCGGTGTCGCCGTCGGCGTCCCGATCGCCCTCGGCCTCCCCGTCGCCGTCCACCTCACCGTCGCCCAGCAGCAGCCCGCAACCGGGTAAGTCCTGCTCGGCGGCGTACGTCCAGACCAACCAGTGGCCCGGTGGCTTCGGGGTCACGGTGACGGTGAAGAACACCGGCACCGTGGCGACGGCGGGCTGGACCGTGAAGTGGACCTACGCCAACGGCCAGACGATCTCGTCGCTCTGGAGCGGCAACCTCACCCAAACCGGGGCGAACGTCACGGTCACCAATCTCAGCTACAACGGAGCACTCACCCCGTCGGCGACCACCACGTTCGGCTTCAACGGAGTCTGGACGACGGCGAACGCCCTGCCGACCAACGTGACCTGCACCGCGAGCTGA
- a CDS encoding carbohydrate-binding module family 20 domain-containing protein: MKHRHLAAALASALFAATAVAAFALPQTATPQTVPVSANSSPGTRDVIVHLFEWPWASIASECTNVLGPKGFGAVQVSPPQEHVVLSGQSNPWWQDYQPVSYQLVSRRGDRAAFASMVSTCHAAGVKIYVDAVLNHMAGGASTGVGSAGSTYSQYNYPNAGYTTNDFHHCGRNGNDDIVSWGDRWEVQNCELVDLSDLKTEAGNVRGKLTAYLNDLVGLGVDGFRVDAAKHVPVADLQAIYGGVSGSPYIYQEVIEGGSGEISPSEYTGIGDVTEFRSGDVVGNAFRDGNLSGLNGLPGSMLLSSGDAVTFVDNHDTQRNGRARLTYKNGSTYGLAEAFLLAYNYGTPALMSSFTFSNNEAGPPTAGNGTTNQVTCGSGWECEHRWRTIANLVGFHNAVAGTSVTNWWSNGSSQIGFGRGANGYAVFNRGSSLTQTFTTGLPAGTYCDVANGDFSGTSCSGAVYTVNGSGQFTATVAGGSMLALHINARTSGNPSPSPSSTPSGCTTVAVTFSVTAATTSGQNVFVTGSITPLTNWSTTAPVALTSGGNQIWSGTVNIPAGQAFEYKYIKKDGAGAVTWESISNRSRTVPTGVCAVTVSETWNNTTQPSPSPTGGACTSVAATFAENATTVLGQNVYVVGSIPQLGTWAPGSAILLSSATYPVWTGTVTLPPNTTFQYKYIKKDGSGNVIWESDPNRSRTTPSTAPCTATYSESWR; encoded by the coding sequence GTGAAACATCGCCATCTAGCGGCGGCGCTCGCCAGCGCGCTGTTCGCCGCAACGGCGGTCGCGGCGTTCGCCCTGCCGCAGACCGCCACCCCGCAGACCGTCCCGGTCAGCGCCAACTCCAGTCCCGGCACCCGCGACGTCATCGTCCACCTCTTCGAGTGGCCGTGGGCGTCGATCGCCAGCGAGTGCACCAACGTCCTGGGTCCCAAGGGCTTCGGTGCGGTGCAGGTCTCGCCGCCGCAGGAGCACGTCGTGCTCTCCGGCCAGTCCAACCCGTGGTGGCAGGACTACCAGCCCGTCAGCTACCAGCTCGTCAGCCGCCGGGGTGACCGGGCGGCTTTCGCGAGCATGGTCTCGACCTGCCACGCGGCGGGCGTGAAGATCTATGTCGACGCGGTCCTCAATCACATGGCGGGCGGCGCGTCCACGGGCGTCGGCTCGGCGGGCTCGACCTATTCGCAGTACAACTACCCCAACGCCGGATACACCACGAACGACTTCCACCACTGCGGACGCAACGGCAACGACGACATCGTCTCCTGGGGCGACCGCTGGGAGGTGCAGAACTGCGAGCTCGTCGACCTGTCGGACCTGAAGACCGAGGCGGGCAACGTGCGGGGCAAGCTCACGGCGTACCTCAATGACCTGGTCGGGCTCGGCGTGGACGGCTTCCGGGTGGACGCGGCGAAGCACGTGCCCGTCGCCGACCTGCAGGCGATCTACGGCGGCGTCAGCGGATCGCCCTACATCTATCAGGAAGTGATCGAGGGCGGTTCGGGCGAGATCTCGCCGAGTGAATACACCGGCATCGGCGACGTGACCGAGTTCCGCAGCGGCGACGTCGTCGGCAACGCCTTCCGGGACGGCAACCTGTCGGGCCTCAACGGCCTGCCGGGCAGCATGCTGCTGAGCTCGGGCGACGCGGTCACCTTCGTCGACAACCACGACACCCAGCGCAACGGCCGGGCGCGGCTGACCTACAAGAACGGCAGCACCTACGGGCTCGCCGAGGCGTTCCTGCTCGCCTACAACTACGGCACGCCCGCGCTGATGTCGAGCTTCACCTTCAGCAACAACGAGGCCGGTCCGCCCACCGCGGGCAACGGCACCACCAACCAGGTGACCTGCGGTTCCGGCTGGGAGTGCGAGCACCGCTGGCGCACCATCGCCAACCTGGTCGGCTTCCACAACGCGGTGGCCGGAACCTCGGTCACCAACTGGTGGAGCAACGGCAGCAGCCAGATCGGCTTCGGCCGGGGCGCCAACGGCTACGCCGTCTTCAACCGCGGATCGTCGCTGACGCAGACCTTCACCACCGGCCTGCCGGCGGGCACCTACTGCGACGTGGCGAACGGCGACTTCAGCGGCACGAGCTGCTCCGGTGCCGTCTACACGGTCAACGGGTCGGGCCAGTTCACCGCCACGGTGGCGGGCGGCTCGATGCTCGCGCTGCACATCAACGCGCGTACCAGCGGGAATCCGTCGCCCAGCCCGAGCAGCACGCCGAGCGGTTGCACGACCGTGGCCGTGACCTTCTCCGTGACCGCGGCCACCACGAGCGGCCAGAACGTCTTCGTCACCGGCAGCATCACGCCGCTGACCAACTGGAGCACCACCGCGCCGGTGGCGCTCACCTCCGGCGGCAACCAGATCTGGTCGGGCACGGTCAACATCCCGGCGGGGCAGGCGTTCGAGTACAAGTACATCAAGAAGGACGGTGCCGGGGCGGTGACCTGGGAGAGTATCAGCAATCGCAGCCGCACCGTACCGACCGGGGTCTGCGCGGTGACCGTCAGCGAGACGTGGAACAACACGACCCAGCCGAGCCCGTCCCCCACCGGTGGCGCCTGCACCTCGGTCGCCGCGACCTTCGCGGAGAACGCGACCACGGTCCTGGGCCAGAACGTCTACGTCGTCGGCAGCATCCCGCAGCTCGGCACCTGGGCTCCGGGCAGCGCGATCCTGCTCAGCTCGGCGACCTATCCGGTCTGGACGGGCACGGTCACGCTCCCGCCGAACACGACCTTCCAGTACAAGTACATCAAGAAGGACGGCTCGGGCAACGTGATCTGGGAGAGCGACCCCAACCGGTCGCGTACCACCCCGAGCACCGCACCCTGCACCGCCACCTACAGCGAGTCCTGGCGCTAG
- a CDS encoding ABC transporter permease has protein sequence MTHPIIRLALAECRTNVTRLLLTAAAIIGGVGFLAGTLVYGDTASAAFYDDLARAARNVDVSVQTGWQGIGRLEPAYLDRVRGVPEVAHVDARRVEQLGLLGADGKLLTNFNRPGVGLSVPGDPTLAVFDLRTGRLPAAAGEVAVDKRTVEEQQFKVGDTVTVIGTDERTTKLTLVGILDFGINKRWSGLSVAVLTPAQLVDLTQSWGYAEIVATARPGVDEEELAAAIRAEIENRGRDVDIITGSELRHDLAVDAAKYVDGFLYVLVAFAIVALVVSGFVIINTFTILGALRARRLALLRCVGATKSQIYGMVLLESGVVGLAASAVGVLASLLMGWVLLTGREAVATEIPDHALVLKPATVAIALITGTVVTVLSALLPAWQASKVSPLGALGQSGTAELAAVRPGRRIIRILVAGGFALFGLALIAVAPPGFIAMPVVFAGGSALGAGVVIIAPLVAGRIVQWVGWLPGKIFGVPARLAATQSGRHPRRTAATAMALMIGVALMSTLTVLVATAQDQSKRELAENFPIDFQVSPIPARIGGPSPTLDPSVLADLRGHPGGEFAAVAAVRTREYVFADSERTDVWSVDQLAGKIRPEVTAGSLDGLAPGSVAIGRNLAASLDLGVGDSFELERSGRVTVVAVYDDGPTGAQVLLDWAQFTSDYGQGDADRALVDLKEGVTLEAGRAAVTAALAAHPLVRIDTQAERRDELSGKFSELMTIFGGLLAVSVLIAMFGISNNLALSVFERTRESSTLRALGLGRAQLRFALLTEAVLVALVGGGVGIVLGGGIGWFAARGLIDTYGHADPVIPWLDFGLYLGLAVVTAIIAALLPARRAARAPIIAGLAAE, from the coding sequence GTGACACATCCGATCATCCGGCTGGCGCTCGCCGAGTGCCGGACCAACGTGACCCGGCTGCTGCTGACCGCGGCGGCGATCATCGGGGGCGTGGGTTTCCTGGCCGGGACGCTCGTCTACGGCGACACCGCCTCGGCGGCGTTCTATGACGACCTCGCCCGGGCGGCGCGCAACGTCGACGTCTCCGTCCAGACCGGCTGGCAGGGCATCGGCCGCCTCGAACCGGCCTATCTGGACCGGGTCCGCGGCGTACCGGAGGTCGCCCACGTCGACGCGCGGCGGGTCGAGCAGCTGGGTCTGCTCGGAGCCGACGGCAAGCTGCTCACCAACTTCAACCGGCCCGGTGTCGGGCTCTCCGTGCCGGGCGACCCGACCCTCGCGGTCTTCGACCTCCGCACCGGTCGGCTCCCCGCGGCCGCCGGTGAGGTCGCCGTCGACAAGCGGACCGTCGAGGAGCAGCAGTTCAAGGTCGGTGACACCGTCACGGTCATCGGCACCGACGAGCGGACCACCAAGCTCACGCTCGTCGGCATCCTCGACTTCGGGATCAACAAGCGCTGGTCGGGCCTCTCGGTCGCGGTCCTCACTCCCGCTCAGCTCGTGGACCTGACCCAATCCTGGGGGTACGCCGAAATAGTCGCCACCGCGCGCCCCGGCGTCGACGAGGAGGAGCTCGCCGCGGCGATCCGTGCCGAGATCGAGAACCGCGGCCGCGACGTCGACATCATCACCGGCTCCGAGCTGCGCCACGACCTCGCCGTCGACGCCGCGAAGTATGTCGACGGCTTCCTCTATGTGCTGGTCGCCTTCGCGATCGTGGCGCTCGTCGTCTCCGGCTTCGTCATCATCAACACCTTCACCATCCTCGGCGCCCTGCGTGCCCGCCGGCTGGCGCTGCTGCGCTGCGTCGGGGCGACCAAATCGCAGATCTACGGCATGGTGCTGCTCGAATCCGGGGTCGTCGGGCTTGCCGCCTCGGCCGTCGGGGTGCTCGCCAGCCTGCTGATGGGGTGGGTGCTGCTCACCGGGCGGGAGGCGGTCGCCACCGAGATCCCCGATCACGCGCTGGTCCTCAAGCCCGCCACGGTCGCGATCGCCCTCATCACCGGAACCGTCGTCACCGTGCTCTCCGCGCTGCTCCCGGCCTGGCAGGCGAGCAAGGTGTCGCCGCTCGGCGCGCTGGGGCAGTCGGGGACGGCCGAGCTCGCCGCCGTGCGGCCCGGGCGCCGGATCATCCGGATCCTCGTCGCCGGTGGATTCGCCCTCTTCGGGCTCGCCCTCATCGCGGTCGCGCCGCCCGGGTTCATCGCCATGCCGGTCGTCTTCGCCGGGGGATCCGCGCTCGGTGCGGGCGTCGTCATCATCGCTCCGCTGGTCGCCGGGAGGATCGTGCAGTGGGTCGGCTGGCTGCCGGGGAAGATCTTCGGCGTACCGGCGCGGTTGGCGGCGACGCAGTCCGGGCGGCATCCCCGGCGTACGGCGGCCACGGCGATGGCACTCATGATCGGGGTGGCGCTGATGTCCACGCTCACCGTGCTCGTCGCCACGGCACAGGACCAGTCCAAGCGAGAGCTGGCGGAGAACTTCCCGATCGACTTCCAGGTGTCGCCGATCCCGGCTCGGATCGGGGGGCCGTCGCCGACGCTGGATCCGTCGGTCCTCGCCGATCTGCGGGGGCACCCGGGCGGGGAGTTCGCGGCGGTGGCTGCTGTGCGTACCCGCGAATATGTCTTCGCGGACAGTGAGCGGACCGATGTCTGGAGCGTCGACCAGCTCGCCGGGAAGATCCGGCCGGAGGTGACCGCGGGGTCGTTGGACGGCCTCGCGCCGGGCTCGGTCGCGATCGGGCGCAACCTCGCCGCGTCGCTCGACCTCGGTGTCGGCGACAGCTTCGAGCTGGAGCGATCCGGGCGGGTCACGGTCGTCGCGGTCTATGACGACGGGCCGACCGGAGCGCAGGTGCTGCTCGACTGGGCGCAGTTCACCAGCGATTACGGCCAGGGCGACGCCGATCGGGCACTCGTCGATCTGAAGGAGGGCGTCACGCTGGAGGCCGGACGGGCGGCGGTCACGGCGGCGCTCGCGGCTCATCCGCTGGTCCGCATCGACACCCAGGCCGAGCGCCGGGACGAGCTGAGCGGCAAGTTCAGCGAGCTGATGACGATCTTCGGCGGGCTGCTCGCGGTCTCGGTGCTGATCGCGATGTTCGGCATCTCCAACAACCTGGCGCTGTCGGTCTTCGAGCGGACCCGGGAGTCCTCGACGCTGCGGGCGTTGGGGCTGGGGCGTGCTCAGCTGAGGTTTGCCCTGCTCACCGAAGCGGTCCTGGTGGCGCTCGTCGGCGGCGGGGTGGGGATCGTGCTCGGCGGCGGGATCGGCTGGTTCGCGGCGCGCGGGCTGATCGACACCTACGGCCACGCCGATCCGGTGATCCCGTGGCTGGACTTCGGGCTCTACCTGGGCCTCGCCGTCGTCACCGCGATCATCGCGGCACTGCTGCCCGCGCGCCGGGCGGCCCGGGCCCCGATCATCGCGGGCCTCGCCGCCGAGTGA
- a CDS encoding GNAT family N-acetyltransferase gives MEITVVDSLDNNRFEGYADGTLVGFLNYSRRDPTVVALTHAETLHPHGGQGVASAITKFALDAIRAEGVLVRPSCPFVAGYIADNPAYADLVAR, from the coding sequence ATGGAGATCACCGTCGTCGACTCACTCGATAACAACCGATTCGAGGGGTACGCCGACGGCACGCTCGTCGGTTTCCTCAACTACTCGCGCCGGGACCCGACCGTTGTCGCCCTGACCCACGCGGAGACCCTGCACCCCCACGGCGGCCAGGGGGTGGCCTCGGCGATCACGAAGTTCGCGCTCGACGCGATCCGCGCCGAGGGAGTGCTGGTCCGGCCGTCCTGCCCGTTCGTGGCCGGTTACATCGCCGACAACCCCGCCTACGCCGACCTCGTGGCCAGGTAA
- a CDS encoding type II toxin-antitoxin system HipA family toxin — translation MASPELQSLPTVDRADVYKQGVLAATLTRLAEGVEFRYVTDYEGPPVATTLPMGPQAVMYPAGAVPPFFAGLLPEGRRLSALRRAVKTSADDDLSLLLAVGSDMPGDVTVVPEGDQLEEPRPQLEVPDFAQISFAEVFAMSIGEDPDRVGLPGVQEKVSARMISLPVADRDARFILKLNPPEFAHLVENEAFFLRAARESGLSASDANLVTDNQGAVGLLVRRFDRIPGEGGFRPLAFEDACQAMGRYPAQKYGLTSEAVCATLASLTRSRGVAGRELLRQLSFAYLTGNGDAHAKNLAVLQNPRGEWRISPAFDVPSSAIYNDHTMALSINGRRGPDIPLRSFIALGTSLGLPERSTRSAITELCDRADLWLPGLDSLPFDSGQIRKLRKIVDFRRRMLTSG, via the coding sequence ATGGCATCTCCGGAACTCCAATCATTGCCGACCGTCGATCGGGCCGATGTTTACAAGCAGGGGGTGTTGGCGGCCACCTTGACTCGCTTGGCTGAGGGGGTTGAGTTTCGCTACGTCACCGATTACGAGGGCCCGCCGGTCGCCACGACGCTGCCGATGGGACCGCAGGCGGTTATGTATCCAGCCGGCGCGGTGCCGCCGTTCTTCGCCGGGTTGTTGCCAGAAGGGCGGCGTCTGTCGGCACTGCGCCGGGCGGTCAAAACGTCGGCGGACGATGATCTTTCATTGCTCCTGGCAGTGGGCTCCGACATGCCCGGCGATGTGACCGTGGTGCCGGAGGGCGATCAGCTGGAGGAGCCTCGGCCGCAACTGGAGGTACCCGACTTCGCTCAGATCTCCTTCGCGGAGGTCTTCGCCATGTCGATCGGAGAGGATCCCGATCGCGTCGGCTTGCCGGGTGTGCAGGAGAAGGTCTCCGCCCGGATGATCTCCTTGCCGGTGGCGGACAGGGACGCTCGCTTCATTCTGAAACTCAATCCGCCCGAGTTTGCCCACCTCGTTGAGAACGAGGCGTTCTTCCTGCGCGCCGCGCGCGAGAGTGGGCTCTCGGCATCCGATGCCAATCTCGTGACGGACAATCAGGGAGCAGTGGGGCTGCTCGTACGCCGGTTCGACCGTATCCCCGGCGAGGGCGGGTTCCGCCCGCTCGCCTTCGAGGATGCGTGCCAGGCGATGGGCCGCTATCCGGCACAGAAGTACGGGCTGACATCCGAGGCGGTCTGCGCGACGCTTGCGAGCCTCACCCGATCGCGAGGGGTGGCCGGTCGAGAATTGCTGCGCCAGCTCTCCTTCGCCTACCTCACCGGCAACGGCGATGCCCATGCCAAGAACCTCGCGGTACTTCAGAATCCACGCGGCGAGTGGCGGATCTCGCCCGCCTTCGACGTCCCGAGTTCCGCGATCTACAACGATCACACGATGGCACTGTCGATCAATGGGAGGCGTGGACCTGATATCCCTCTTCGGAGCTTCATCGCGCTCGGGACTTCGCTAGGGCTGCCCGAGCGCTCCACGCGCAGCGCCATCACCGAACTCTGCGACCGAGCTGACCTGTGGCTGCCAGGCCTGGATTCGCTGCCTTTCGACAGCGGTCAGATACGCAAGCTGCGCAAGATAGTCGATTTCCGTCGACGGATGCTGACCAGCGGCTGA
- a CDS encoding helix-turn-helix domain-containing protein, with protein sequence MGQPREAQPPLHDRASRVAALAIAVRARREELGLRQDQLAELAECSARFVHSMENAKETMRLDKMLDVLEVLGFTLELQPGPGGLIVGEV encoded by the coding sequence ATGGGCCAGCCGAGGGAAGCGCAGCCGCCGCTGCACGATCGTGCATCCAGGGTTGCCGCGTTGGCGATCGCCGTGCGCGCGCGTCGAGAAGAACTCGGACTGCGGCAGGACCAACTCGCCGAACTCGCCGAGTGCTCGGCCCGATTCGTCCATTCGATGGAGAACGCCAAAGAGACGATGCGGCTGGACAAGATGCTCGACGTGTTGGAGGTGCTGGGCTTCACCCTTGAACTGCAGCCCGGCCCGGGTGGCCTCATCGTTGGTGAGGTGTAA